The Leptodactylus fuscus isolate aLepFus1 chromosome 1, aLepFus1.hap2, whole genome shotgun sequence nucleotide sequence GCTGACCTGAGCTGGTCTTTTGATAGGACTCTGTCGAGGACTTACAGTAACAGATTCTATAGCCAAAGGCGATGTACCAGGGAGAACACGTTGACTTGGCTTTTTCATATAAGGAATTCGCACAGgtgatttttgtgttttattgCCAGGAACCTGAGAGTTCCTTACCCCTTTTGACTTTGGAGATGGTGGAGTCACTGGAGATTGTACTTTACGTGATGGGGTCGAATTTCTTGAGGAGTTACATGATGGAATGGTATTGATTCGAGCTGGAGGTGTAGCACTTCTTTTTGGCAAAGTCATTTCAACTCCAATATCTCCAGATTTTCCTAAGCGATGAAGACTTCTGGAACGCATACCATTACTGACTTTTGTGACTTCTTGAGATGAATTATTCTCGAATGATTGTTTGGTTGGTGATATTTTCTCTTGTGCAGGCATGTAGATTACTGTCCTTCCACGGTAAACCATGGGGATATTAGAAGATGACTTTTGGCTGGGATTAACTACCTTTCTTCCTCTATTACTCCTTGATCCCTCACTACTGCTAGATATTTGACTTGATCCTGAGATTTTAGAGCGCAGAGATCTGTcttggttttgtttgttttgtccATATAAAGACTGTCGGGCTGATACAGAAGGGCTAGACATAATGGAGTCTGAAGAAGGACCTCCAGAAATAGTAGAAGATTCCCTGGAGATAGAAGCTGCCGCTTGATGTATCCAGCTGACTATGGAGTTAGCACCTTCTTTGATGGCTTCCCAGTCCACACTATCTAAATCAGACATATCTTCATCTTTTGCTTTCTCTTGAGTAATATGCAGAGTTTCCTCTTTGCTATCATTATTTTTAAGGTTGTGCTTCCTTTTGCGAGATGACAGACGTCTCCTTCTTGATATCATTGTACTTGTGCATTTTTCTTCATCTGAAGTGTGGCTTTGGGAAGACTCATAATTACCAACATGGTTACTGGATTTCCTTACATGATTCCTTGAAAAGTGTTTAATGGGTTTATCAATAATTTCTTGGGCATACACAGGCTCAATGTCACTCAGAGAGCTCATGGAAGAGCTCAGAGAATAGCAAGGCATTGCTTCATCCTGAATAAAATTACTAAATCTACCAGTAGTCTGACTAGTTATATCAATACTTTTAGATTCTTTGAGTTCTCTAGTTTCAGAGTACTGGCATTTCTTTCGTGGAGATTTTGTTAATATTTTTCTCCCTGGAGAATCTTTGCTTGCATTTGTGATATCAACGCCATCTTCATAGAAGCAGTAGACTGCTTCTTCTGTAGGTGTGGTATGACAGAATGACTGGAAAGCATAATTCCCATGAGTATTTTCTCCTTGCTTTATGTCAAGCTTTGTTGGATGGCTAGAACCTCTTTCAATATTCTCAATATAATTGGAATGAAGCTTGTGGAGTGCATCAAGGCTTCTACCGACATCTGTTTTTTGATGTGTTTTCAACATAAAATTTGCAGTTGAGGGTCTGTTTGATTTGTTACTCATTTTTGATGACCCAGAGCAAAAcccatttttattttcttctgtaaatgcaacattttCAAAGGAGAATATTCTTCTTTCATCTCTCTGGTGTTGGTTTTCAAAGATAGCTTCATAGTCCCTCATTTCCATTCGGCTTTTCGGCCTCTCTCTCTTGTCTTGACCTTCTTTATACGAGTACTGGAGAGTTTCATCACTAAGAGAAGCAGCACTAGAAAAGTTTACAGGGGTTCCCTCTGGTGAGTCTGTGAAAGAAGAATCATCATTAAGTAAATCTTTTTTCGAGTGGAAGGTTTTGTTTACTGCCAGTTGTGCGGGAGCTGGAACTAACATGTACACTGGTAAGTGTACTGGCTTTTTGGTCTGAGAGCTCACTATGTGTCCAGAAAGAACTGATGTTTTCATTTTACGCAACCTGGGGGGCATTGCCGAGTTGATGCATTCTTTTAAAATGTCTATATCATCATCTGAAACAAGTTCCATCTCAGATTTTTTCATAAATCCTAGAAGTCGATCTTCCCGACTGTCTCCCTGTTTTTCATGTGCTACAAAGTTCAAACTGTTTTTCTCAGGAAGTGGTGGAATAAGTTTGAGCTCAACATCTTTTTGAATATAATGTTCATGCAAGGGCAATGCACTTAGACTAGATGCACATGAAAAGTTTTCAGTGGGTTTTTCCACAGTGAAGTAAATCATTGAATCAATATCTCTTGGAATCTGGAACCTTTCTTTAAAATCTGTTATCTCCATGAATTTTTTCACATTGTTTTCCCATTGAATATTAAACTGACTAGCTTCCTTTTCAAGGTGGTTACTGGGGTCAAAGCTGGGTGTTTTGCTTCTGCTTGGTGGCATGGTTTGTCCAGGACTGTCTGGCAATTCGCTAGGACTAATTGTACCACTGATCATTTCACTACATGGGTCACTCTGAATAGAACTAGCGATAGAGGGACTCTCAAAACTACCTAAGGAACTGACAGAACTGCAACGACTCATCACTAAAGGTGTCTCATGAATGTAGTTTTCTGAGGAGCTAGATGGAGTCATATCTTCATTTCTAGTTGGTGAGACATCATGGAGAAAATGCTTTTCTGATTTTGTTATAGGAATAGCAATAGGTTGGGAAATGTTGAGGGTTTTTCCATCTCTCACCACTCCTTTATCCCTATCTGGTTTCTTCTTTTCACCACTAgagccatcttcttcaagaatttCCAAGGAAGAGTCACTATCTATGTCATTTTCACTGCGGCTTGGTCCATCTAGGAGGTTGTCcccagatgaaagagaggaaagTGAACTACATCGGGAGAAACATATTGGAGTACCTTCTACTGCATATTTTTGCAGTGATTCCTGTTCTCCAGTTGAGGAAGAGTGAACAGATGTCTTATCTAAAGCCTTTGAAAGGGTATCAGAATTTTGTGATGGAAGCATCCATGCTTTCTTCTTCACAGTAAGAGCCTGTTGAAAAACGCTGGCAGGGAATCCAGACCCATTCTTTGCTAAAGTGTCTATACCTGAAATGTGCTTGTAAGATGGGGATAGTTTTATGGTGTGTACCAATGCGTCGCCTGAAAGTTTGTTGCTGGAATCATCTATTACTTGTTCATCAATTTTTTTAATGCTACCCATATTTTTAAGTCCTGAAAAAGATAGTTTTCTTTTTCCCATATCACGCAGATCATTTATATCTTCTCTGGACTGCGCTTGTTTCACTTGACTTTCATTGGGATCATTCCTGTCTGGTTTAGTAACCAGCACATTTTTCAGGTCAAGTCGACTTGGCCGTTTCTGATACCTTTGTATCTCTTCCTTATAATCCAGCAATGCGGCTCTGCTACATGGTCGCATGTGTTCTTTAGGGCAGTATCCATCACTTGTGCTACCACTGTTTAAACTGTCATTAGAAAGGCTAGTGTAAGCGGTTTTCAAGCGCAGAAGTGCTTGAGCTCTACTTAAGTTATCTCTTCTCATCATTCCACTATTGTCAGAAAGCCTGCAAGGAGAACAGGACTGAGCTCTACCCTCATGTAACTCATCTGAACCATATGGCCAGTCAATACAGTGATCCTCCGAACTAAGGCTGAAGCTATCATCAGAGGATGTGTGCATTGTGGAAATGTCTTCCACCAGTCTTTCTATTTTTGCGGCTGCACAAGTCGCTAATTTCTCAGCAAGAATCTCATCTTGACTCTTTTTCACCTCATATTTGTTATCTGATTTTTCAGACTCTAAACCTCTTCTCAGTGAGGCAGTTCTTGGCAAAATGTGTCCCTGTGTGATAGAGGAGTTAATATACATAGAAAGTACAGAGGAATTCCCTGTATCTGCACTGACTGATGTGTTCGGAATCTCATCATCATCAAAGCAGCCAGAATCAGATGCGTAATCTTTTACCAGACTTTCTATGTGCCGTAATGGTCCTTTGACTGGCTGAGATTTTAGCCCTTGTTTTTCCATAGAGTCAAAAGTCTCAGCCAAGTGCTTTGCATCAAGCTCAGCTTCTAGCGCTTTCTGTTTTCTCATGTAGAGAGATGGCATACAGGACCCCGGAGAAATAACAGAAGCATCCTTGTACTTCAGTGGTCTGTGAGCCAACAAGTTTCTAAGCGCAGCTGCACTTCCCATAGCGATCATCTTGTGCTTAGAATGGATAAGATTGCGCAACATACTGACGCCTCCCAAATCCCAAAGTAGTTCCTGGTCTTGTGGACACCTGGCAGACAAATTCCACAAAGTCCCACAAGCATTGCTAACAATAGTCAAACTGTGGGATTTCAGATGTTGCAGAAGAGTCTGAAGACAGTTGTGATCACGTAGTATCTGCCTGTataaccaaataaaaaaaaaatgttagacaTTTTTACAAATGATGGTAATATAGTACATCTGGATACATTCTAAAAAATGTGGAACTTGTAATACACAACCAGATCATATACAGTGGCAAATGCAAAATTTGTACAatgtttccaaatatgtcttggTGTAGGTTATATGTTGTCCAGTCCTTTCTGGAAGCGGGAGAAAGtaaaaaagacaaaataaaaacaaTCTCACTTGTCCCCGATTCTCCAGTATCCCAGGCCACTGATACCTGGGGGCGCCCTGGGGCTTGTTAAAGCAAAGGTCCCCATCGaaagtgaccactaaggccaatccTTAGGAAAGGATATGGGACATCACTTGCATATGATATCTGTGACGTCCTGTGTTCTtttcttaggccactgattggcctcagtagtcatgtggaGCAGGAACTTTTGCTGGAACAAGCCCCGGGGTGCTGTGGATGTAGCTCAGTGTGTTAGGTCGATTCCAAagcgaaaggtcactggttcaaattgaggatcagccatgaagatttTCATCAATATCAGTCTCTTggccaagaaaatttccaaaataaaTCAT carries:
- the APC2 gene encoding adenomatous polyposis coli protein 2, with the translated sequence MEVCARIGLVGSPASYDQLVRQVEDLKKENSHLRRELQDNSSQLSRLEHDTSDMKEVLKHLQDKLEQDVGTTTLQPDVLDQVKALQGDIPGLYTQYGPSGNGPPDLSAVLGRASGTSSIHTDSSQKKGRAESRSTGTLKAELDKERALLLAEIDKEEKEKLWYYSQLQSLSKRLEELPQVETFSMQIDLIRQQLEFESEHLRCVLEERFGTADEMMQRAQIRASRVEQIEQQLEEIQRIENRDESTEPRISHEPTEKILTESISQAEDNSAQPENKVEVVFWLLSMLATRDKDDMSRTLLAMSSSQDSCQAMRRSGCLPLLIQILHETERDGRTLESQSFKDARMRANAALHNVIFSQPDEGQAKKEMRVLHILEQIRSYTETCWDWMLSHEQDCVHDSSPAPVPVEPQICQASCAIMKLSFDEEYRRAMNELGGLQAIAELLEVDYQMHRMNNDPLSLALRRYAGMALTNLTFGDVVNKATLCSRRGCMQAIVAHLASESEELQQVASSILRNLSWRADINSKKILREIGSVVSLMQCALRANKESTLKSVLSALWNLSAHSTENKESVCSVEGSLGFLVSTLTYKCQSNSLSIIESGGGILRNVSSLIATHDDYRQILRDHNCLQTLLQHLKSHSLTIVSNACGTLWNLSARCPQDQELLWDLGGVSMLRNLIHSKHKMIAMGSAAALRNLLAHRPLKYKDASVISPGSCMPSLYMRKQKALEAELDAKHLAETFDSMEKQGLKSQPVKGPLRHIESLVKDYASDSGCFDDDEIPNTSVSADTGNSSVLSMYINSSITQGHILPRTASLRRGLESEKSDNKYEVKKSQDEILAEKLATCAAAKIERLVEDISTMHTSSDDSFSLSSEDHCIDWPYGSDELHEGRAQSCSPCRLSDNSGMMRRDNLSRAQALLRLKTAYTSLSNDSLNSGSTSDGYCPKEHMRPCSRAALLDYKEEIQRYQKRPSRLDLKNVLVTKPDRNDPNESQVKQAQSREDINDLRDMGKRKLSFSGLKNMGSIKKIDEQVIDDSSNKLSGDALVHTIKLSPSYKHISGIDTLAKNGSGFPASVFQQALTVKKKAWMLPSQNSDTLSKALDKTSVHSSSTGEQESLQKYAVEGTPICFSRCSSLSSLSSGDNLLDGPSRSENDIDSDSSLEILEEDGSSGEKKKPDRDKGVVRDGKTLNISQPIAIPITKSEKHFLHDVSPTRNEDMTPSSSSENYIHETPLVMSRCSSVSSLGSFESPSIASSIQSDPCSEMISGTISPSELPDSPGQTMPPSRSKTPSFDPSNHLEKEASQFNIQWENNVKKFMEITDFKERFQIPRDIDSMIYFTVEKPTENFSCASSLSALPLHEHYIQKDVELKLIPPLPEKNSLNFVAHEKQGDSREDRLLGFMKKSEMELVSDDDIDILKECINSAMPPRLRKMKTSVLSGHIVSSQTKKPVHLPVYMLVPAPAQLAVNKTFHSKKDLLNDDSSFTDSPEGTPVNFSSAASLSDETLQYSYKEGQDKRERPKSRMEMRDYEAIFENQHQRDERRIFSFENVAFTEENKNGFCSGSSKMSNKSNRPSTANFMLKTHQKTDVGRSLDALHKLHSNYIENIERGSSHPTKLDIKQGENTHGNYAFQSFCHTTPTEEAVYCFYEDGVDITNASKDSPGRKILTKSPRKKCQYSETRELKESKSIDITSQTTGRFSNFIQDEAMPCYSLSSSMSSLSDIEPVYAQEIIDKPIKHFSRNHVRKSSNHVGNYESSQSHTSDEEKCTSTMISRRRRLSSRKRKHNLKNNDSKEETLHITQEKAKDEDMSDLDSVDWEAIKEGANSIVSWIHQAAASISRESSTISGGPSSDSIMSSPSVSARQSLYGQNKQNQDRSLRSKISGSSQISSSSEGSRSNRGRKVVNPSQKSSSNIPMVYRGRTVIYMPAQEKISPTKQSFENNSSQEVTKVSNGMRSRSLHRLGKSGDIGVEMTLPKRSATPPARINTIPSCNSSRNSTPSRKVQSPVTPPSPKSKGVRNSQVPGNKTQKSPVRIPYMKKPSQRVLPGTSPLAIESVTVSPRQSPIKRPAQVSRLNQVRNESEKSGMLRQLTFIKESAGGMRRQHSDLSVSQRQHRTAPRSNTSLPAVFLCSSRCEELKVHKSSKPKVPLSPNRPPRRTSSESPSRLPVKNVPPPPEPFKRYSSSPHINLPWSRVDGRTGQGTSKTEGTRVPRIDTPSGSGRATWRRIRDEDIPHILRSTLPACALPLSEESIEPRRKTSDAVVQTEDFTINKTNSSTSPTIESRNRPGTSTVMPESGKIALGVVNLPTSRHSSPSRAARVTPFNYVPSPIVTVTEEAAGKVTSE